A DNA window from Trichosurus vulpecula isolate mTriVul1 chromosome 2, mTriVul1.pri, whole genome shotgun sequence contains the following coding sequences:
- the LOC118838557 gene encoding folate receptor alpha-like isoform X2, whose protein sequence is MLNTTSQSLVQKMTFITSPWKKKACCTANTSRAAHEDTSHLYQFDYNHCGKMTPACMRHFIQDNCLYECSPNLGPWIQPVSSSWRRERMLNVPLCKEDCDQWWEDCQTSYTCKENWNKGWNWTSGINQCPVKAACHPFTFYFPTPASLCENVWGHSYIVSSFGRGSGKCIHMWFDPAQGNPNEAVAKYYAFAFASAPGIFSWGASFPFLTLILLLLFCG, encoded by the exons CCCATGGAAGAAAAAAGCCTGCTGCACAGCAAACACAAGCCGTGCTGCCCATGAAGACACCTCCCACCTGTACCAGTTCGACTATAACCACTGTGGAAAGATGACTCCAGCCTGCATGCGCCACTTTATCCAGGACAATTGTCTCTATGAATGCTCCCCTAACTTAGGACCCTGGATCCAGCCG GTGTCCTCAAGCTGGAGGAGGGAACGGATGCTCAATGTTCCCCTGTGCAAGGAGGACTGTGACCAGTGGTGGGAGGACTGCCAAACCTCATATACCTGCAAAGAGAACTGGAACAAAGGCTGGAATTGGACTTCAG GGATTAACCAGTGTCCAGTTAAGGCTGCCTGCCACCCTTTCACATTTTACTTCCCAACACCAGCCTCCCTATGTGAGAACGTTTGGGGTCACTCTTACATCGTAAGCTCTTTTGGCCGAGGCAGTGGCAAATGTATCCACATGTGGTTTGACCCAGCCCAGGGAAACCCGAATGAAGCTGTGGCTAAATATTATGCCTTTGCCTTTGCCTCTGCCCCAGGCATCTTCAGTTGGGGGGCCAGTTTCCCCTTCTTGACTTTGATACTCCTGTTGCTTTTCTGCGGTTAA